Sequence from the Rutidosis leptorrhynchoides isolate AG116_Rl617_1_P2 chromosome 3, CSIRO_AGI_Rlap_v1, whole genome shotgun sequence genome:
ATAAAATTGTTCATGAACTAATTGTAACAATATACTTGAAAATGCTCGATAAATCAAATTTATAACTTGCCTTTCCATCTATACCCAAGCTAAATATGCTAGTTTCATCTGGCCCAAAAATAACAGAGCTGATAGCAGAATCATGGGCTGGCCATCCAGTAATTTGCAGGCCCGCTGACATATCTGAGTCTCGTTAAGGAGTATACGTATTAAAGTTGTTATTATAACCACGTTTATTACTTGTTAAAATACAAATATAAGATTGTTTTTCAAGGATACCGAACATGTGAATCATTCCATCAGTTGCAGCTGCTGCTAAAATCTTCCCGTTGTGGTTGAAGCATATTGAAGTAATAGCAGGTGGATCTTTCCCAAGAGGAAGGACTGTCTTCAATAAAAATCGATACGTAAATATCGGAGACTAATTATTTAATTTGAACAGTAAAttgaaatttaaattattataatatgcGCCATTCAAAATACATACCATTGCCTTCCATGTTCTCATATTCCATACAGTTAGCGATGCAAACCCTAATTTATCAATATAACTTGTGCCATGCCTACAAAAAAGTAGTTTTTTCAAAAGTCTGATAAACGAGAAGGGCGTGAATATAAGTCCACACTTtttataaaagaactatattaaaTTATGACAAAATATCACGGATGGTCCTTGTGGTTTGTATCGGATTAATCGTGGTCCCTGAGCTATTTTTTCATCATAGATGGTCATGTGATTTGCACTTAAATCACCGGGGGTCCCTGTGGTGACAGGGACCATCCTTTACGGAAAaaaacaaaccacagggaccaccgGTGATTCAAGTGcagatcaacaacaacaacaacaaaacccaataccacatgagtggtgtatggggaggtgagatgtagacaatccttcccctacccgagaataaaaacaagtcatttctccactcagagtgaaacactctcaaaagtagagaaagtcatccctctttctattcgacggataaagagattgcttccgaatggacctccggccaataagtaggaatttttttttttaaaaagtataataaaattaaaaataaaattgagacgccatgaaaatggtagaatcaaatttccatgggttttaaatcctgtatgcaattcaatttaggctctaaacggcagtcaagacgccaataaatcgacgcttgcaatTCAATTCAAGTGCAGATCCTTAAAGGAAAAAAAGTACAGCGACCATGAGTGTAATCcgatacaaaccacagggaccatccgTGATATTATGTCTTAAATTATTAAAAACTCTGCAAATACCCTCTAGATGCTGCTGCAGACACAAATATTGGTTCCACCGGGCTgcattttaagtcaagaacactgcAGCACAAACATTCAGCACGGTTAAAAAAATAACAATCTCCTGGTTGCATAGGGTTTGACCCATGCAAGgaccaaaaataaaaaataaaccttGGAAATGCATCGGTTGTGCTAAGATCACAAACGACTCGTTTAGCATCAACGTTCCATGCTTTTATACCTCCATCCGCAGTGCCTATTAGAAGCTTTGTCAAAATGGACAATCAAATGTACAACCATTACTTCCTGGTTTACAACATTCACAACCTCCAGTTTTACCAATTTTCATTATCTAATAAATTTCCAATTTAAATGTCTTGAAAGTATACACATTCATATTGAGGATGAATATACAGTACGGTTTCAGATATCaacatgtaatcatagattcatagCAATGTTATATTCAATGAAAGTAAATGGATTAAGTTGGTATACCAAGCGGTCAGACTTGCATTCCCATTCGAGTGACATGACCTCGGACCCACAATAAATAGTTGCATTTCTTGAAGCTGAAGTTGATGAGTCGTATGTCCATATCCTTCATTAAAATGTATTGAATATAAGAAAAGGAAACAATAATTTAAAGTTCTTCCTCGTTTATGCGAGACATCAACAAAAATAGATTCATACGAACCTACCTTACTGTCCCATCTACAGAAGCACTAGCAATGTTGTCACCAGATGTAGAGAACCTGCAACAACTAATTGGGCTCGTGTGGCCCAAAAACGTCTCCTGCAAACCACGTTTCAAGAGAACACCACAATCAAAACTatgaattaaatatttaaataaaaggtgTGAATTGTAATGACAATAAATGAGTAATCTCACCTGGAAGTCAACTTTGACTTCTGCGAAATCTTCTTCTTGCTGAAGTTCATCGTTTTCTAGGGGTGCAGGTAGATTAATATCCTTGTCCAACGATTGCCTCCCACTCAAATTAGTAGTTGATGCATGAGTTTCACTAATTGAAACAGTCGGTTCTTTAGGTAAATAGCTTGACAAGGTCTCGGGTGTCGAGCACGCGGACTCATGGTTACCATCACAACTTAATTGGCGTGCTGTTGTAATATTACTGAAATTGAAAAAAGTAGCACGTAAAAATCCAAACTTTCgaattgatatataaatataatataataataatataatataatagataATTAGATAATAAAGAAGTTAAGAAGCGGTCTTGCCTCCTGGACTGAGATAATTGAGCTTCTTTCTCCTCCAACAAAGCCTGAAGTTGTGAAAGTTTAGCATTAAGATGCTTAATATCATTCTTAAGATGATTCACAGTATGTTTCTCCGAACTAATTTTTAACAACGCAGGAATGCGTGGATTAGTTAAGGAAATTTCACATTACTCGCTATATGATATTGTGTATCAAGTATATCATCAAAACCAACAAGCTAACAAGCTAGTTACAGTTAATACAGCAAGATACATTCCTCACTTTCGATTTTTGTAATAACGAAATCATACTTGCATTTTGGTACTAGTCATTTGCTATCATTGGAGAGCAAAATGCAATTATATCTCAATTACTAATTATTAGTTCTATTCATATATGACTAGTGTACTTATTATAGCCAGTAAAACAGCTTGTTATCTTACTATATTAAGCACTTAACACAAACATAAACAATAGTATATGAGAATCAAATAAAGATTGTTTTTTAGATAAAAAATGTTAAAAGGATATGAGTTCCATTGAAGATTTCACTCAAAAAGTTCCTAACAGAAAGATTCACTGCATCAAGCCACTCCTTGGAGAAATAAACCCTAAACAGGGGATCCAAATTAGGGTTCTTAATATACGGAATCGCTGcacaaaataaaaattaataaatcaaaatccaaaaagattcaaactttataaaaataaaaaaaaaacaaattaataAACATACCGAACCACGTCATCCAATCATGATCCATTTGCATCAGCTTATCACCATGAACACCAAAAAATTCAATAACCTTGTCAATTCTACCTGATTGAACGGCGTAAACGATGTAATAACGAAGAATTGAGATCTCTAACTTGGATAGGGTATTAATTAGTAGGGTTTCAGATGATGAAAAACATTGTTTGAAAAAATTTAGAAGGGAGATTAGATTTTGTGGCTGGAATTTAGGAATGTATACTGAAAAAATTAGGTCAAAAATTTGATCTTTGTGAAATTGTTGGGCGATATCTGTTGATAATTCGTTTtgaaaagattgtaatgttgttgtGAATCCTCTGAAGAACAAAAATTCTTTCACGAGCTCCTCGGCGTATTTCATGTTTTCCATTTTCTGTTTATTTTTTTACAACGAAAAAAAAGTACGTGTGATATATAAGTGAGGATCCTATAGAATAAAACCTGGGAAAGGTCCAGCAACAAAATCTATTTCATGAATCAGTTGATGGagatttaaatttaaataattttttattttattttttcaaagAAAAACTCACACACCCACCAACTTTTTTTATAACAGCAATTTTAACATCGAATATTTTCATTTGTCATTCTTTTGGGTAAAGATTTTACCCagtaaatattattaaaaaaataataataaaagaaacaaGAAAGCGCAAACGACCTCAAGCACAACTCGAGGCCTCACAAACAACCAAACAACCAAGCTAGAACCTAAACACATAAAGAACTAGCAAACCAACGCACCTAACTACATGCCTAACCACGGACACAACCTATAACCAGCCTGATTTCATACCAAACGTAGATTTTCCTTAGAAAACGATTTCGATGTCATAAACTCAGCAGTGTCATCTTTATCAGATTCAACATCGCTTTCTTCATCGATTAATCTAAGTGTATCAAAATCGTTTTGAGTATTCACTGGGGAACTATTACTTGTTCCAACGTCGGGCCTCTTTTTGACACCCGGAACACTCTTATGCACACCCTTATTAGAGTCAGTGTTCATCTTGGGCCTATACACCAATTTTTGCTTCGGTTTACTTACGCCAAAAGTAACCTTCTGCTTGTTATTACCCTTTGTCGCCTCTTTAACCACCTTCTTGCCAACAACATGAAAACCATCTTCGTCCATAGACTGATTACCTTTAGTAACAGTCACCACTTTTGGGGTCACCACTCTTGGACATTGAGCATCTGAATGCCCAAAGATAGCACAACAACTACATCGCGGGGGTTCCTATTCATATTCTACCTTTAAAGTGAAACAACCCAGCCCGTAtttcatacgataatttttttattattataataatacacatttatgcgccaattaaatatgtaaaccattccacaagtttcatttaaaacgtaccacaatttaaatgtttacaaaggcacgaaggccattaattaagtttaatacaagttcgacccactacaaatgatagtttataatccaaacgacacttcaagcatggtttgggactaaactacccaaaacgttaggccaacttccaaaagcttcaacaaaacatcatcaaaggacacctagtgcccaacaactccttttcccctatccgcacctgcatctaaaaagataaacaacgagaggggtaaactaattgcttagtgaatgcaataattatacatgttcatatataatctacttacttgcaatcacttacacaataccgcctacaagctagcaattcgataaccatgcaaacatcatgcataaaccacTAACCACAATCCAcaaaagctagcaacaacaatagcatatagttcacaatttaatatgctagatacgaattcacacaatcatgattaaccaatcgtacaagggaacggtactcgtaaaagaccgtcggagttcataacatccattagtgttacttaaacaccgcgtaatcactaatcccccgggtgatgtcttgaacaccgcgactaactcacccccatgacaatgtggcgtcttgaacaccgcgtcgatttcacatgtcaatcaagaccatgagtggtgccttaaacaccgcggcatccactcccatgacaatgtggtgtcttaaacaccgcgacaataccacatgtcaatcaaacaatgagtagtgtcttgaacaccgcgacaatactactcgttacttagaatgtggtgtcttgaacaccgcgacaatgccacattcatactacacaaataaatacattatatacgtacacgcataattattccactcaccttaatacaaggatgatgattatgcacttccgaacttcaaagcaatgtacctaatacattaagtacactttcaatacacaactagtggagctAAACACATTACtttcacttgagcatttaatgacccaatttgcattaaataactcaactacaccaaaaccgcccataaatggccaagactcaacttcaatcactaaagctagtgaattaaagtctactaacacaaacttggggtatttcatacccatttaacccaaactaggtcaacattactattttgacccatttcaacacttaaacttacaattttagtcaaacatgacccatttacaattcttccttcaattacaagtgtattagtgactaaaaacaccatttaacactttcaatctcaaatcataagaccaaaccctaaattatagctatttagggtttcctttcatcaacataacccaaatccacccatattacccccaaatgggtcttacaagttccaaatgaaccaaaccctatcataaactaattaaaactcaaaacatggagttaggacttaccaacactatcctcttgtagctaagaacaaggagaacaactttaattcttgctccaaagatcaactctcaatccttcactcacaaatctcacttgaatccaattgggtttttatgtttgagagtaaattggagaaagaaaatggaaaagaaatgaggaaaaaagataagtggtggagatttaatgctccaatcagatctgGACGTAAAAAGATGAATTTGCCCTTTAAAATCTCTTAAATTGAGCTAAATTCGGAATCAGTCCAGCAGAACTGCCGCGGCGTGGCTCCATTTGTCGCGGTGCGACACATAAAGGAAAAACTGACCCTCCTTAGCATGTTTCCTGACTTCGTTTTACTTGAgatgccgcggcgcgacaatacaaaGAATTTTCGACCTGTTTAACATGCCTCCTGACCTTGATTTCAGTTGAATACCGCGACGCGACCAGGActtccgcggcgcgacaaaggcaTGTGCCTGATCGTTTTCTCGACAACAAATTTAACGATTAAATATTTGGCTTGTACGCCCCGTTCTCGCTTCCTACATATGTCTAAACTTCACAtttaagtctcacaagacttaccACACTCTTTACCGCacgtatacttatacatgcatacattctcaagcatatataatatatatacatatatatatatatatatatatatatatgtatatatatatatatatatatatatatatatatatatatatataattacacaacAACTAACACTTATGTTTATTTAACCACATAAACGCACAAGTTAAGcgtactaataattaagtttgtacctttaaatatgtacgggaaaaacgggatgttacataaagTACATACAGTTTTACTCTTCCCATCGATACTCGGAATCGCCATTTTGATATTATCCTTAAGCTCCTTATCCGACGAGACTTCAATCAATGCTTGAGCAAAACTAGGCCTACCCCACGTCTCTAGACACATTGTGCTCGTGTAAGAGTCTAACCTCATCGGAGTACCTATATTAGAAGCTATTACACTCAACCCGGTTTCAGTAAAACCCGCAAGCGGAACATCATGTATCTTCACCCAAACCGGCACACGGGTCAAGTCCTCCTTCGTTAATGGAACATCCGGAGACCATGcattaagaataataggaattgagCGGATAATCCATGGTCCCGATTCCAACACTCCTTGCAAACCCTTTTCCGTAGCAAACTTAAAGAAGAAAAAACCTTATGAATTCATCATTATCTTTTATCACTCACGCACACATTCGAGCGGAAACTCGAACCGCTAACAAAGGAACACCGAACCACTATCCATACGGATGTGGTCGAGCCGGTATCCCATCAAGCGGGCCGGTAAAACCTCCACATAGGGTCAATATGTACCACCACTATTAGTGTTCAATTCGTTTAAAGAAATCAGgggcatccctaaggatcgaacctaTGACATCTCCCTATCACATGACTCAAGAACATTATGTGAACCGTTGGGCTACGTTAGAAACCTGAGCAGAACTCGAACtctcaacctcaaggttgtaagggtaACCTCCTCATTAATACAGTAAATCATAGTTACATAGTTAGCACCAGATGGTGAAGAATCAGATATGGATTATGTCATATTCATATCCAGTGGATTAAATTGTTTGATGGATATCCATttgatattaaattaaataaaatattaatttaagaacgatttttaaaattaaatatagattataacaaatgTCAATGTATAACCTTTGTGTTTTTGGTTTATACACATGTTTTGATTGTAAATTTTCGGCGAGTGTGACTTCAGTTGAGCAAAATACGTtacaatataagtaaatatatatttagACTAATTTAAATGTGTAacgtttaatattattaataataacaatttaata
This genomic interval carries:
- the LOC139896761 gene encoding uncharacterized protein produces the protein MENMKYAEELVKEFLFFRGFTTTLQSFQNELSTDIAQQFHKDQIFDLIFSVYIPKFQPQNLISLLNFFKQCFSSSETLLINTLSKLEISILRYYIVYAVQSGRIDKVIEFFGVHGDKLMQMDHDWMTWFAIPYIKNPNLDPLFRVYFSKEWLDAVNLSVRNFLSEIFNGTRIPALLKISSEKHTVNHLKNDIKHLNAKLSQLQALLEEKEAQLSQSRSNITTARQLSCDGNHESACSTPETLSSYLPKEPTVSISETHASTTNLSGRQSLDKDINLPAPLENDELQQEEDFAEVKVDFQETFLGHTSPISCCRFSTSGDNIASASVDGTVRIWTYDSSTSASRNATIYCGSEVMSLEWECKSDRLLLIGTADGGIKAWNVDAKRVVCDLSTTDAFPSVLDLKCSPVEPIFVSAAASRGHGTSYIDKLGFASLTVWNMRTWKAMTVLPLGKDPPAITSICFNHNGKILAAAATDGMIHMFDMSAGLQITGWPAHDSAISSVIFGPDETSIFSLGIDGKVFEWSLQSQGKVMWSRNCNRFCNPQSSISYRHEMALDANGKRLLVTSDSVRAPIYQVQDRMNGMKTLPHSAAISTVDWHPTLPIFLTGSVDNSVRVTSIL